Proteins found in one Corynebacterium canis genomic segment:
- the cas7e gene encoding type I-E CRISPR-associated protein Cas7/Cse4/CasC yields the protein MSNLYLDFHILQTVGPANINRDDSGSPKSAVFGGVRRARVSSQAWKRAIRKDFEKFLDRNDLGERTMFAVDRIAEAIIESNPELADRAQELAKDALTASGIKVQAPKKKEADADATRPVTGYLLFLARRQIQALAKLAVESAESGKVDKKQAKAAVQDQHSIDVSLFGRMIADAPELNADACCQVAHAIGVHASDTEFDYFTAVDDNAPEDNAGAGMIGTVEFVSSTLYRYATINVTELIKNLGSQEAAVRAVEAFAQSLITSMPTGKQNTFANRTRPELALLSVRSDQPVNFVEAFETAITNTSGRVTEATRKLAEHAFESDEAYGSEPETCVFLATGGATAAEAISALEKLGNKVNLPELISTAGDAVRNIKLNEDA from the coding sequence ATGTCCAATCTTTACCTTGACTTCCACATCCTGCAGACTGTCGGCCCGGCCAACATCAACCGCGATGACAGCGGTAGCCCCAAGTCTGCGGTATTCGGTGGTGTACGCCGTGCCCGCGTCTCCAGCCAAGCATGGAAGCGCGCAATCCGCAAAGACTTCGAAAAATTCCTCGATCGCAACGATCTCGGTGAGCGCACCATGTTCGCGGTCGACCGAATCGCTGAGGCAATCATCGAAAGCAACCCTGAACTGGCGGATCGTGCCCAAGAGCTCGCAAAGGATGCGCTCACCGCTTCAGGCATCAAGGTCCAAGCTCCCAAAAAGAAAGAGGCTGATGCCGATGCTACGCGTCCTGTCACTGGTTATCTTCTGTTCCTCGCTCGCCGCCAAATCCAGGCCCTGGCTAAACTGGCCGTCGAGTCCGCGGAAAGCGGCAAGGTGGACAAAAAGCAGGCGAAGGCAGCCGTGCAAGACCAGCACTCCATCGACGTCAGCCTATTTGGCCGCATGATTGCCGACGCCCCAGAGCTCAACGCCGACGCTTGCTGCCAGGTCGCACACGCAATCGGCGTTCATGCCAGCGACACTGAGTTTGATTACTTCACGGCCGTTGATGACAACGCTCCTGAAGACAACGCTGGTGCCGGCATGATCGGAACCGTGGAATTCGTTAGCTCTACACTGTACCGCTACGCGACGATCAACGTCACCGAGCTGATCAAGAACCTCGGTTCTCAGGAAGCAGCAGTCCGTGCAGTTGAAGCGTTTGCGCAGTCGCTCATCACTTCGATGCCCACCGGCAAGCAAAACACCTTTGCCAACCGGACTCGCCCTGAACTCGCACTGCTGTCGGTACGTTCCGATCAGCCCGTCAACTTTGTCGAGGCATTTGAAACGGCGATCACCAACACTTCCGGCCGCGTAACGGAAGCCACCCGCAAACTCGCCGAACATGCCTTCGAGTCCGACGAAGCTTACGGCAGCGAGCCCGAAACCTGCGTGTTCCTTGCCACAGGTGGCGCCACCGCAGCAGAGGCTATCTCCGCGCTGGAAAAACTGGGCAACAAGGTAAATCTGCCCGAGCTCATCTCTACCGCCGGTGATGCCGTCCGCAACATCAAGCTTAATGAGGATGCCTAA
- the cas5e gene encoding type I-E CRISPR-associated protein Cas5/CasD, producing MSVLLLRFAGPMQAWGDSSRFNHRATRREPTKSGVFGLLAAAQGRRRSDPLEDLLDLRFGVRTDQVGRVITDFQTEIDWRTGKSKALTYRDYLADARFLVVIEGNRTFLESLEAAVKSPAYPLFLGRRSCPPSGNITLGIHEQTLDKALVNHEWLAATWYRKKQPARVQLAISRDQLPGEQADEFIRDVPVNFEQRHRQHNLRGVVHRFTPLFENPDGRQTRDHNPFELIGGA from the coding sequence ATGTCAGTATTGCTCCTCCGTTTCGCGGGGCCAATGCAGGCGTGGGGAGATTCCTCGAGGTTTAACCATCGAGCGACTCGCCGAGAACCCACCAAAAGCGGTGTTTTCGGCCTCCTAGCCGCCGCCCAAGGGCGACGCCGCAGCGACCCCCTCGAAGACTTGCTCGACCTACGCTTTGGCGTACGCACAGATCAGGTCGGCCGTGTCATCACAGATTTTCAAACCGAAATCGACTGGCGCACCGGCAAATCCAAAGCTCTGACCTACCGAGATTACCTTGCGGATGCTCGCTTCCTTGTAGTGATCGAGGGCAACCGGACCTTCCTAGAATCCCTCGAAGCGGCAGTAAAAAGCCCGGCATACCCATTGTTTCTGGGCCGCCGTTCGTGTCCCCCATCAGGGAACATCACCCTCGGAATTCACGAACAAACACTCGATAAGGCTCTAGTAAACCACGAGTGGCTCGCCGCCACTTGGTACAGGAAGAAGCAGCCAGCACGGGTACAACTAGCGATCTCACGCGACCAATTACCTGGCGAACAAGCAGATGAATTCATCCGCGACGTTCCGGTTAACTTCGAACAACGTCACCGCCAACACAACCTACGCGGGGTGGTCCATCGCTTTACACCGCTATTCGAAAACCCCGACGGTCGCCAAACTCGAGATCACAACCCATTCGAACTGATTGGAGGTGCCTAA
- the cas6e gene encoding type I-E CRISPR-associated protein Cas6/Cse3/CasE: protein MDLNPHRRKTAQFLANPRSLHAAVMCCFPPNKEQTDARILWRIDRNQHEVTLWLTSSTVPSFEHLQEQAGWANEVTWETRDYAPLLNRLIKGQQYRFRLAANPVVTARCEDGKKRRLPLVREHEQISWLTNRSEQIGARFLTTDNDGAEIPAITVTEDKTLRFRREKQTVTLARVQLDGVLTVTDPKLLADALVRGVGKGKGYGLGMLTLAAM from the coding sequence ATGGATTTGAACCCACACCGGCGGAAGACGGCACAATTCCTAGCGAACCCCCGATCGCTCCACGCAGCTGTCATGTGTTGTTTCCCTCCCAACAAGGAACAGACCGATGCCCGCATCCTTTGGCGCATCGATCGCAATCAGCACGAAGTTACACTTTGGCTGACCAGCAGCACCGTCCCATCATTTGAGCACCTGCAAGAACAAGCCGGATGGGCAAACGAGGTCACTTGGGAAACACGCGACTACGCGCCATTGCTGAACCGCCTAATCAAAGGACAGCAATACCGCTTTCGCCTCGCAGCAAACCCTGTGGTGACCGCACGCTGCGAAGATGGCAAAAAGCGCCGCCTTCCACTCGTACGTGAGCACGAACAAATCTCGTGGCTGACCAACCGATCCGAACAAATCGGCGCCAGATTCCTCACTACCGACAACGACGGCGCAGAGATCCCTGCAATAACCGTCACCGAAGACAAAACCCTACGTTTCCGGCGTGAGAAACAAACCGTCACCCTTGCGCGGGTACAACTCGACGGCGTCCTGACTGTCACCGACCCTAAGCTGCTTGCCGACGCCCTGGTACGCGGCGTCGGCAAGGGAAAAGGTTACGGCCTCGGCATGCTGACGCTGGCGGCAATGTGA
- the cas1e gene encoding type I-E CRISPR-associated endonuclease Cas1e, which translates to MSKEIPGIRPSKPSELLRAEDRVSFLYLEHCTIGKSSSALTATDERGVVHIPSATLSVLMLGPGTRVTHQAMTVIADSGMSVIWVGEEGVRYYAHGRPIGRSTRLLEAQAKIVSNERLRLAAARQMYNMRFEGENVSKQTMQQLRGREGARVRKVYRESAKATGVEWNGREYEMDNFAASDPINMALSAAHTSLYGITHAAIVALGCSPGLGIIHTGHDRSFVYDVADLYKAEVTIPIAFESVQTMQDMGFMPDELPSYVRRACRNAFKQSKIVERLVTDIKHLLLPDDPVAADTGFEAEIVELWDNRRANVAGGRNYANE; encoded by the coding sequence ATGAGCAAAGAAATCCCCGGCATACGACCATCGAAACCCTCGGAGCTACTACGTGCTGAGGATCGTGTGAGCTTCCTCTACCTCGAGCATTGCACCATCGGCAAAAGCTCAAGCGCGCTCACCGCGACGGACGAACGCGGAGTGGTGCACATACCCAGTGCAACACTTTCCGTACTTATGTTGGGGCCAGGCACCCGGGTAACGCACCAAGCCATGACCGTCATCGCCGACAGCGGCATGTCGGTCATCTGGGTGGGGGAAGAAGGCGTGCGCTATTACGCACACGGCCGACCCATCGGACGCAGCACTCGCCTACTCGAAGCCCAAGCAAAAATTGTGAGCAACGAACGACTCCGACTCGCTGCCGCTCGGCAAATGTACAACATGCGATTCGAAGGCGAAAACGTAAGCAAACAAACCATGCAACAACTACGCGGGCGCGAAGGCGCACGAGTACGCAAAGTGTATAGAGAATCGGCGAAAGCCACCGGCGTGGAATGGAACGGACGAGAGTACGAAATGGACAATTTCGCAGCGTCTGACCCTATTAACATGGCCCTTTCAGCTGCCCACACCAGTTTGTACGGCATTACACATGCGGCAATCGTTGCGCTAGGTTGCTCACCCGGGCTGGGGATTATTCACACCGGGCACGATCGATCATTCGTGTACGATGTGGCAGACCTGTACAAAGCAGAAGTCACGATCCCTATTGCGTTTGAATCTGTGCAAACAATGCAAGACATGGGATTCATGCCAGACGAACTGCCTTCCTACGTACGCCGCGCCTGCCGCAACGCCTTTAAACAGTCCAAGATTGTTGAACGACTAGTGACCGACATCAAACACTTGTTGCTCCCCGATGACCCCGTAGCAGCGGACACAGGATTTGAGGCCGAAATCGTCGAACTATGGGACAACCGAAGAGCCAACGTAGCTGGTGGAAGAAACTACGCTAATGAGTAA
- the cas2e gene encoding type I-E CRISPR-associated endoribonuclease Cas2e, translating into MITVILTSCPESLRGHLTRWLAEISAGVFVGKVNPRIREKLWDLVKTEVKTGRALMTYSTRETEQGYAYKVHRHDWIPEDHDGLLLIRRPTKQVQKTNLKPGWSNAARRRRFG; encoded by the coding sequence GTGATCACAGTAATACTAACGTCGTGTCCCGAAAGTCTTCGCGGACACCTAACTCGATGGTTAGCCGAGATCAGCGCCGGAGTGTTCGTCGGCAAGGTCAACCCACGCATACGCGAAAAACTATGGGACTTAGTGAAAACGGAGGTGAAAACCGGAAGAGCTCTCATGACCTACAGCACTAGGGAGACCGAACAAGGCTATGCGTACAAAGTACACCGCCACGATTGGATTCCCGAAGACCATGACGGACTACTACTCATACGAAGGCCAACCAAACAGGTGCAGAAAACAAACCTTAAGCCTGGTTGGTCAAATGCTGCGAGACGCCGCAGGTTCGGCTGA
- a CDS encoding transposase family protein, with product MTKQNTNALYRWANTSKCSTDEIIALANDIETAGYTHHCPLSLGLVSSLECALVYYWSENLPQRVIATIYGVSQPTISRAINAVLDLLERFLPTAPTVEDLVPTRHRVLDGTLVPCWSWKGQQQLISGKRKATGHNLAVLTDQNGNIEYISPPMPGRSHDKRIADKLGITTVLPGDYVTADLGYVGTGFDIPQKRNNGQKVLEPWQQRFNNALASIRWVVEQAIAHIKNWRILHTDCRLPIATTKRTIQTLTKLFFYRNP from the coding sequence ATGACAAAACAAAACACAAATGCCTTGTACCGCTGGGCCAATACTAGCAAATGTTCGACTGATGAGATTATCGCGCTAGCCAACGACATCGAAACCGCAGGTTATACACATCATTGCCCCCTTAGTTTGGGGTTAGTCAGTAGCCTGGAATGCGCTTTGGTCTACTACTGGAGCGAAAATCTCCCGCAACGTGTGATCGCCACGATCTATGGGGTGTCCCAACCCACGATTTCCCGCGCCATCAACGCAGTCCTTGACCTTCTGGAACGCTTTCTCCCAACCGCACCAACCGTGGAAGACCTCGTACCAACGCGCCATCGCGTCCTCGATGGGACATTGGTCCCATGCTGGTCATGGAAAGGGCAACAACAGTTGATCAGCGGCAAACGCAAAGCCACCGGCCACAACCTCGCAGTCTTGACCGACCAGAACGGCAATATCGAGTACATCAGCCCGCCAATGCCTGGGAGATCTCACGATAAGCGCATCGCAGATAAGCTGGGCATCACCACCGTGTTGCCAGGCGACTATGTCACCGCCGACCTTGGGTACGTAGGTACTGGTTTTGACATCCCCCAGAAACGCAACAACGGGCAAAAGGTTCTCGAACCCTGGCAGCAGCGCTTCAACAACGCTCTTGCATCCATCCGCTGGGTCGTCGAACAAGCAATCGCCCACATCAAAAACTGGCGAATACTTCACACCGACTGCCGATTACCCATAGCCACCACGAAGCGCACAATACAAACCCTTACCAAGCTATTCTTCTACAGAAACCCCTGA
- a CDS encoding transposase family protein, protein MTGVKNLPQRVIATIYGVSQPTISRAINAVLDLLERFLPAAPTVDDLVPTRHRVLDGTLVPCWSWKRHRQLISGKRKATGHNLAVLTDQSGNTYVHQPANA, encoded by the coding sequence ATTACTGGAGTAAAAAACCTCCCGCAACGTGTGATCGCCACGATCTATGGGGTGTCCCAACCGACTATTTCCCGCGCCATCAACGCAGTCCTTGACCTTTTGGAACGCTTTCTCCCAGCCGCACCAACCGTGGATGATCTCGTGCCAACGCGCCATCGCGTCCTCGATGGGACATTGGTCCCATGCTGGTCGTGGAAAAGGCACCGACAGCTGATCAGCGGCAAACGCAAAGCCACCGGCCACAACCTCGCGGTCTTAACCGATCAGAGCGGCAACACCTACGTACATCAGCCCGCCAATGCCTAG
- a CDS encoding helix-turn-helix domain-containing protein, with product MTYGCRCIPAIQTCVVVVLMYLRLNIPQQVIAELYGISQATVSRLINVLGKHLCAYLHRYIPTVESINPNEDIIVDGTLCPTVDYQDHLRKLLR from the coding sequence ATGACGTATGGCTGCCGTTGTATTCCCGCTATCCAAACATGCGTCGTGGTTGTGTTGATGTACTTGCGCTTGAACATTCCGCAACAAGTCATCGCCGAGCTTTATGGCATCAGCCAAGCCACCGTCAGCCGTCTGATCAACGTACTCGGCAAGCACCTATGTGCCTACTTGCACCGCTATATCCCCACCGTCGAGTCCATCAACCCCAACGAAGACATCATTGTTGACGGCACCCTATGTCCCACCGTGGACTACCAGGACCACCTACGAAAACTACTCCGGTAA
- a CDS encoding transposase family protein → MNIQVACNLYHEPVFISDPLPGSTHDAATLQATGLLEYFANSPARIIGDRGYIGCADITPVRKPPGGTLTEHDKTYNRSVNHIRWAIEAIIAPQRIQMPSTPLPQTTPNIPHNTLNNNRTILLQTP, encoded by the coding sequence ATGAATATCCAAGTGGCCTGCAATCTCTACCACGAACCAGTGTTTATCTCCGATCCACTGCCAGGAAGCACCCATGACGCTGCAACATTACAGGCAACCGGACTGCTGGAATATTTTGCCAACAGCCCAGCCCGAATCATCGGTGACCGTGGCTATATCGGCTGCGCTGATATCACCCCAGTACGGAAACCACCCGGCGGCACACTCACCGAACACGACAAAACATACAACCGTTCGGTCAACCACATCCGCTGGGCCATCGAAGCAATCATCGCACCTCAAAGAATTCAAATGCCGAGCACTCCGCTACCGCAGACCACACCCAACATTCCGCACAACACTCTCAATAATAATCGGACTATTCTTCTTCAAACGCCATGA
- a CDS encoding peptide MFS transporter: protein MTTGSATPVASEGKAPEHGRTFFGHPWGLANLFGVEVWERFSFYGMQAILVFYLYHSASDGGLGLDETVATAIVGAYGGMVYLACIGGGWVADRILGPERTLFYSAILIMIGHISLSLIPGYPGLVIGLVSIALGSGGLKTTASTVLGELYEKDDPRRDGGFSIFYMGINIGALFGPLLTGWGWGQFGFHFGFGLAAIGMAIGLTQYTLLRKRSLGNAGRRVSNPLPKGKYLPYSIIAVLVVVIIVVVTQSGIIQPGQLSNVVSIIAGLSAIILFLQMFMSHETTPAEKRRLLGFIPMFLASVAFFSIFQQQFTVLAVYSDQRLNRTFGSIEITPAWVNSINPVFIIIFAGVFATMWLKLGDRQPSSPVKYALALIVVGSAPFFFIPFAGGGPNSTPFLLIVWILFIFTVAELLISPVGLSLATKVAPHAFPTRMMSLHMLSLSIGTALSGTLAGFYNPNDGAAEQTYFMSLGTTAILLGVIMWLLAKPIIKAFGGIR, encoded by the coding sequence ATGACTACTGGATCTGCGACACCTGTTGCTTCGGAAGGAAAAGCTCCCGAGCATGGCCGGACGTTTTTCGGCCACCCATGGGGCTTAGCAAACCTGTTTGGCGTTGAAGTTTGGGAGCGGTTTAGCTTCTACGGCATGCAGGCCATTTTGGTGTTTTATTTGTACCACTCGGCCTCCGATGGCGGCCTTGGGCTTGATGAAACTGTTGCTACCGCCATTGTTGGCGCGTACGGCGGCATGGTCTATCTCGCCTGCATCGGTGGCGGCTGGGTTGCAGATAGAATTCTCGGCCCGGAGAGAACTCTGTTCTATTCGGCCATTTTGATTATGATCGGCCATATTTCGCTATCGCTGATTCCGGGGTATCCGGGCCTCGTCATTGGCCTCGTTTCGATTGCGCTTGGCTCGGGCGGTTTGAAAACCACGGCGTCGACAGTTCTTGGCGAGCTGTACGAGAAGGACGACCCGCGGCGCGATGGCGGTTTCTCCATCTTCTATATGGGTATCAATATCGGCGCGCTATTCGGCCCGCTGCTTACCGGCTGGGGTTGGGGGCAGTTCGGATTCCACTTCGGTTTCGGCCTCGCAGCAATCGGCATGGCAATCGGCTTGACGCAATACACGCTGCTGCGTAAGCGTTCGTTGGGCAATGCCGGGCGCCGCGTTTCCAATCCGCTGCCTAAGGGAAAGTACTTGCCCTATTCAATTATTGCCGTTCTTGTGGTGGTGATTATCGTTGTGGTCACCCAATCGGGCATCATTCAACCCGGCCAGCTTTCAAACGTTGTGTCTATTATCGCGGGGTTGTCGGCAATCATTCTGTTCCTGCAGATGTTTATGTCGCACGAAACCACCCCGGCGGAAAAGCGCCGCCTCCTCGGCTTCATTCCTATGTTCCTTGCGTCGGTGGCCTTTTTCTCTATTTTCCAACAGCAATTCACGGTGCTCGCCGTGTATTCGGACCAACGCCTCAACCGCACGTTCGGTTCTATTGAAATCACCCCGGCGTGGGTTAACTCCATCAACCCCGTGTTCATCATTATTTTCGCCGGCGTTTTCGCCACAATGTGGCTGAAACTTGGGGACCGTCAACCATCCAGCCCCGTAAAGTACGCCCTCGCCTTGATCGTTGTCGGCTCGGCACCGTTCTTCTTTATCCCGTTCGCGGGCGGCGGGCCTAACTCCACCCCGTTCCTGCTCATCGTGTGGATCCTGTTTATCTTTACGGTGGCTGAGCTCCTCATCTCCCCGGTCGGATTGTCGCTTGCCACCAAGGTAGCGCCGCACGCGTTCCCCACGCGCATGATGAGTTTGCACATGCTATCGCTGTCCATCGGCACCGCGCTTTCGGGCACGCTTGCGGGCTTTTACAACCCCAACGATGGGGCCGCCGAGCAAACATATTTCATGTCCCTCGGCACCACGGCAATCTTGCTCGGCGTGATCATGTGGTTGCTGGCCAAGCCGATCATCAAGGCTTTCGGCGGGATCCGCTAA